From Penaeus monodon isolate SGIC_2016 chromosome 42, NSTDA_Pmon_1, whole genome shotgun sequence, one genomic window encodes:
- the LOC119599209 gene encoding putative uncharacterized protein FLJ46204: MAPFNHRAIAPQYHSSVEVPEHLTTRYQVTAAPHNRTQSTTVTVPHKRTTTYHTVSHSTKQPHSHTNTFPHNHIPTQLHFHTTALPHNHTPTQPHSHTTTFPHNHSTKPSAPTPRCRGPQLGDIKK; encoded by the exons ATGGCACCATTCAACCACAGGGCCATAGCTCCACAGTACCATAGTTCAGTAGAAGTACCAGAACATCTCACTACCAGGTACCAAGTAACTGCAGCACCACACAACAGAACACAATCTACCACAGTCACGGTACCACACAAGCGCACTACCACCTACCACACAGTTTCA CACTCAACCAAACAACCAcattctcacacaaacacattcccACACAACCACATTCCCACACAATTACATTTCCACACAACCGCActcccacacaaccacactcccacacaaccacactcccACACAACTACATTCCCACACAACCACTCAACCAAGCCGAGCGCCCCGACACCCCGGTGCAGAGGGCCACAGCTGGGCGATATCAAGAAATAG